One window of Pseudomonas urmiensis genomic DNA carries:
- a CDS encoding tripartite tricarboxylate transporter substrate binding protein, with protein sequence MRYAYARHLSSFLATCALLSAPALPALAEAWKPQKNVEIVVAGGPGGGTDQLARLIQSAISQHQLLDVNTVVLNKGGGNGAEAFLDMKLAQGDAHKLVIGTNNVYLLPLVAKLGYQWTDLTPVAAVAEDDFILWTYQDAPWADAAAFKGALADGGKLRFGGSQSKDVDQTLALLIGKQVGSKLTYIPFKSGSEASIQLAGKHIAANLNNPAESLSQWRGGQVRPLCVFSHERMIYQEKVTAEQSWADIPTCHEQGLGIDQYRFPRTVFLPGAISEAQRSFYVELLRKVSQTPEFKAYIERSALAPTFLEGQALVSYIEQDRERVIPLFQDAGWLRQ encoded by the coding sequence ATGCGATACGCCTACGCGCGTCACCTGTCGTCGTTCCTGGCCACCTGCGCCCTGCTCAGCGCCCCCGCCCTGCCCGCCCTCGCCGAGGCCTGGAAACCCCAGAAGAACGTGGAGATCGTGGTCGCCGGCGGCCCGGGCGGCGGCACCGATCAACTGGCCCGGCTGATCCAGTCGGCGATCAGCCAGCATCAGCTGCTGGACGTCAATACCGTGGTGCTCAACAAAGGTGGCGGCAACGGCGCCGAAGCCTTTCTCGACATGAAGCTGGCCCAGGGCGATGCGCACAAACTGGTGATCGGCACCAACAATGTGTACCTGTTGCCGCTGGTGGCCAAGCTCGGCTACCAGTGGACCGACCTCACGCCAGTGGCAGCGGTGGCCGAGGACGACTTCATTCTCTGGACCTATCAGGATGCACCCTGGGCCGATGCCGCAGCGTTCAAAGGCGCGTTGGCTGATGGCGGCAAGCTGCGCTTTGGTGGCAGCCAGTCGAAAGATGTCGACCAGACCCTGGCCCTGCTGATCGGCAAGCAGGTCGGCAGCAAGCTCACCTACATCCCGTTCAAGAGCGGCAGCGAGGCTTCGATCCAGTTGGCCGGCAAGCACATCGCGGCCAACCTCAACAACCCCGCCGAAAGCCTCAGCCAATGGCGTGGCGGCCAGGTCAGGCCGCTGTGCGTGTTCAGCCACGAACGCATGATCTACCAGGAAAAGGTCACCGCCGAGCAGTCCTGGGCCGACATCCCCACCTGCCATGAGCAGGGCCTGGGCATCGATCAGTACCGCTTCCCGCGCACGGTGTTCCTGCCGGGAGCGATCAGCGAGGCGCAACGCAGTTTCTATGTCGAACTGCTGCGCAAGGTCAGCCAGACCCCGGAGTTCAAGGCCTATATCGAGCGTTCGGCCCTGGCCCCGACCTTCCTTGAGGGGCAGGCGTTGGTCAGCTACATCGAACAGGACCGTGAGCGGGTCATCCCGCTGTTCCAGGATGCCGGCTGGCTGCGCCAGTGA
- a CDS encoding MFS transporter, with protein MAQAQTAVLQAARSADKAVALKASNVRWRIFAIIFALTVINLIDRVSLSIAMPTIAAEFELSPSMQGLILSSFFWAYALLQIPGGWLIDRFGPRRVIGWSTGLWGAFQTLAAFATGGLSLMFARVALGAAEAPLFPSGGKLNSLWLGPSERSRGAVLMDCGGPLGAALGGLIIAYLIAVLGSWRIAFFVAGIATLAMAWLAWHYLRDNPAEHASVNAAELEQINGGRAVPAAEAAQQQAKGLGIAPRSLTGILLGRASWAMVFFGLLTWGPSYLAHARGFDIKGIGAATFIIFLCGALGSLVGGFLCDMLIRKGVRRGLAAKGLLTFSGLVALCALLLLPGLSNAYAAVALLSLTAFFLMWGSLYWSFPALLAAPSRVGLIGGVMNLAGSLGGIVVPILVGVLLQHLGGYPAVLGFFALCSALFIVGTLLIALDKTEVNHG; from the coding sequence ATGGCTCAGGCACAAACGGCTGTGCTGCAAGCTGCGCGTTCAGCCGATAAAGCAGTCGCGCTGAAGGCCAGCAACGTGCGCTGGCGCATCTTCGCCATCATCTTTGCACTGACGGTGATCAACTTGATCGACCGTGTATCGCTGTCGATCGCCATGCCCACCATTGCCGCCGAATTCGAACTTTCGCCGAGCATGCAAGGGCTGATTCTGAGCAGTTTCTTCTGGGCCTATGCGTTGTTGCAGATCCCTGGCGGCTGGTTGATCGACCGCTTTGGTCCGCGCCGGGTGATCGGCTGGTCAACGGGTTTATGGGGGGCTTTCCAGACCCTCGCGGCATTCGCCACGGGCGGGTTGTCACTGATGTTCGCGCGGGTGGCGCTGGGCGCTGCGGAGGCGCCGTTGTTTCCCTCCGGCGGCAAACTCAATTCGCTCTGGCTCGGCCCCAGCGAGCGCAGCCGCGGCGCCGTGCTGATGGACTGCGGCGGCCCGCTGGGGGCTGCGCTTGGCGGGCTGATCATTGCCTACCTGATTGCTGTGCTCGGCTCCTGGCGCATCGCCTTTTTCGTCGCCGGCATCGCCACCCTGGCCATGGCCTGGCTGGCTTGGCACTACTTGCGCGACAACCCCGCCGAACATGCCTCGGTCAATGCCGCCGAGCTTGAGCAAATCAATGGTGGGCGCGCCGTACCAGCCGCTGAAGCGGCGCAGCAACAGGCTAAAGGCCTGGGCATCGCGCCACGTTCGCTGACCGGCATCCTGCTCGGGCGCGCCAGTTGGGCCATGGTGTTCTTCGGCCTGTTGACCTGGGGGCCGAGCTATCTGGCCCATGCCCGCGGTTTTGATATCAAAGGCATCGGCGCTGCCACCTTCATCATCTTCCTGTGCGGTGCGCTGGGTTCGCTGGTCGGCGGCTTCCTGTGCGACATGCTGATCCGCAAGGGCGTGCGCCGAGGCCTGGCGGCCAAGGGGCTACTGACCTTTTCCGGCCTGGTGGCGCTGTGCGCGTTACTCCTGCTGCCTGGCCTGAGCAATGCCTATGCCGCTGTAGCGCTGCTGTCGCTGACGGCGTTCTTCCTCATGTGGGGCAGCCTCTACTGGAGCTTCCCAGCGTTGCTCGCCGCGCCCTCGCGGGTAGGCCTGATCGGCGGCGTGATGAACCTCGCCGGCAGCCTGGGCGGCATCGTCGTGCCGATTCTGGTTGGCGTTCTGCTGCAGCACCTGGGCGGTTACCCGGCGGTGCTCGGCTTCTTTGCCCTGTGTTCGGCGCTGTTCATCGTCGGCACGTTGTTGATCGCTCTGGACAAGACCGAGGTTAACCATGGCTGA
- a CDS encoding amidohydrolase family protein, protein MAELYDGPIVDAHHHFWDPVNNPHPWLAASANIPFRYGDYSALKRRYFPQDYFADAGEHQVVETVYVETEWDPNDPIGESRFIHALAARYGTPNAVVAQAWLDADDAPQVLAAQAGFARVRSVRHKPGGPTQPDQVGRSHSLMSDEQWRRGYAELGRHGLHFDLQTPWWNLDEAARLARDFPNTLLILNHAGLPSDRSAQGLADWQAAMARFARCDNVAVKISGIGQAGKPWRVEDNAWIVRQVIALFGSERAMFASNFPVDGLCGSFDDIYRGFKRIVADLPPTTQEQLFLRNARRIYRTVPDTLRHAQLSPDMRTPV, encoded by the coding sequence ATGGCTGAGTTGTACGACGGGCCAATCGTCGATGCCCACCATCATTTCTGGGACCCCGTGAACAACCCGCATCCGTGGTTGGCGGCGAGTGCCAATATCCCGTTTCGCTACGGCGACTACAGCGCGCTCAAGCGCCGTTACTTCCCGCAGGATTATTTTGCCGATGCGGGCGAGCACCAGGTGGTCGAGACGGTGTACGTGGAAACGGAGTGGGACCCAAACGACCCCATCGGCGAGTCCCGCTTCATCCATGCTCTGGCTGCCCGCTACGGCACGCCCAATGCGGTGGTTGCCCAGGCCTGGCTGGATGCCGACGATGCCCCGCAGGTGCTGGCAGCCCAAGCGGGCTTTGCGCGGGTACGCAGCGTTCGGCACAAACCGGGTGGGCCCACCCAGCCCGACCAGGTCGGCCGTTCGCACAGCTTGATGAGCGATGAGCAGTGGCGCCGTGGCTACGCCGAGCTGGGTCGCCATGGTCTGCACTTCGACCTGCAGACGCCGTGGTGGAACCTCGACGAGGCGGCGCGCCTGGCGCGGGATTTCCCCAATACCTTGCTGATTCTCAATCATGCCGGGCTGCCGTCCGATCGCAGCGCCCAGGGCCTGGCCGACTGGCAGGCGGCCATGGCGCGCTTCGCCCGTTGCGACAACGTCGCGGTGAAGATCTCCGGCATTGGCCAGGCCGGCAAGCCGTGGCGCGTCGAGGACAACGCCTGGATCGTGCGCCAGGTCATCGCCCTGTTCGGCAGCGAACGGGCGATGTTCGCCAGCAACTTCCCGGTCGATGGCCTGTGCGGCAGCTTCGATGATATCTACCGCGGCTTCAAGCGCATCGTTGCCGACTTGCCGCCTACCACCCAGGAACAACTTTTTCTGCGCAATGCACGGCGGATCTACCGCACTGTGCCCGACACCCTGCGCCATGCCCAGCTATCGCCCGACATGAGGACTCCCGTATGA